A stretch of Buteo buteo chromosome 21, bButBut1.hap1.1, whole genome shotgun sequence DNA encodes these proteins:
- the RPUSD3 gene encoding mitochondrial mRNA pseudouridine synthase RPUSD3: protein MAGGGTAARVLARAARWGRPLGPEETLGLLEASVVHREGALLALSKPPGLPVLGRPGELSLVLLLPALRRRLGLPAELHVVKAPARESSGLVLLSGCHRTTEQLQRFFADARRRGQYPATYHAVTVGVPAEAEGEIRAGLRWQQQGDTTVVVPVPAPGRRSLARKEVKSTLTHYRVLGAAGGCALLQLQPRTAFPEQLPVHLTLLLCPALGDHKHSSRVGRVLGVPFLLPPEAAPTRTQMLDEELLCRLGLSPQQLHRLPLHLHLQQLVLPEGPLCAPPPPPFLRTLRRLGLPGHREPPAARSPLPPH, encoded by the exons GTGGGGGCGGCCGCTGGGTCCCGAGGAGAcgctggggctgctggaggctTCTGTGGTGCACCGGGAAG GAGCCCTGCTGGCGCTGAGCAAGCCCCCCGGCCTGCCCGTCCTGG ggcGCCCCGGGGAGCTGAGCCTGGTGTTGCTGCTGCCAGCGCTGAGACGACGCTTGGGCCTCCCTGCCGAGCTCCACGTGGTGAAGGCTCCCGCCAG GGAGAGTTCCGGCCTCGTCCTCCTGTCCGGCTGCCACCGCACCACCGAGCAGCTCCAGCGGTTCTTTGCCGATGCCCGTCGGAGAGGCCAGTACCCTGCCACGTACCA cGCCGTCACCGTGGGGGTCCCAGCGGAGGCGGAGGGCGAGATCCGCGCCGGGCTgcgctggcagcagcagggtgaCACCACCGTG GTGGTGCCGGTGCCGGCTCCGGGACGCCGCAGCCTGGCCAGGAAGGAGGTGAAGAGCACCCTGACGCACTACCGGGTGCTGGGGGCCGCAGGGGGCTgtgccctgctccagctccagcccaggACAG CCTTCCCGGAGCAGCTCCCGGTGCACCTGACGCTGCTGCTGTGCCCGGCCCTGGGCGACCACAAGCATTCATCCCGtgtgggcagggtgctgggggtgcccttcctcctgccccccgaGGCTGCCCCGACCCGCACACAG ATGCTGGAcgaggagctgctgtgccggcTGGGGCTCTCCCCGCAGCAGCTCCACCGCCTCCCGCTCCACCTccacctgcagcagctggtgctgccCGAGGGCCCCCTCTGtgcccccccgccaccccccttCCTGCGCACCCTGCGCCGCTTAGGGCTGCCCGGGCACCGGGAGCCCCCTGCAGCCCGCTCCCCTCTGCCACCCCATTAA
- the TTLL3 gene encoding tubulin monoglycylase TTLL3, with amino-acid sequence MVPQGEQRHGHAAPPARGSAPLGGPLLEQEGVPAVPWPARLGTRAQRGSVASQGVCSTARTRMRLGGAVNAVSGTPGSVRQRQAGQAAPATTSHRGCHHLLLDPERLKRARLHVERAIKEKKIFTVQGPYPVIRRLLRARGWVEKKFPGAGRVGSRPEQHHGSQEKQLQEEEEEEGSDGAEQGGPVLDTQLGSACCGAQPSLGTPEPLGSPWPPKEEEERWDEDPDGIHDLMSRLVRDQVPYFIWTNRHGAIDCRLLRQDQVVNHYARVGAFTTKEGLCLNLRNLPWFDQADPDAFFPRCYRLGAADERQAFIEDFHLTAARSLLKVALERAGDTPAGTEQPPKSSKGPAGPGSPLPPQLVEEALQVCGQHLGSLGHQDIDGDPPSPCTTGAGWDRFRQDYYRVVHEGAGLALSGAQQEQCRALLRHLGGRLPQLGMEGDRNVWILKPGAKSRGRGIVCTERLEEVLRLAGACTAPSAEAGEWVVQKYVERPLLIFGTKFDVRQWFLVTDWNPLTVWFYRESYLRFCSRPFSLRRLDPARHLCNVSIQKRYRPARSRHPRLPPDRTWSCRQLQAYLAQVGQADAWHQVMVPGMKAAVVGALRSAQDLVGSRKGSFELYGADFVFGEDCQPWLLEINASPTMAPSSAVTSRLCADVQRDTLRVVIDRRDDPTCPTGAFELIYKEAAVPVPLYVGLKLMVEGCSLRKPQPAQHRSRRKPPTAAPCAPQPPVHPSPWRRATRVPQPGGAAPTRTGTLRLDPVPLPGAAEPRCGEEAHGSSLGWAEEL; translated from the exons ATGGTGCCGCAGGGCGAGCAGCGCCACGGGCACGCGGCCCCCCCGGCCAGGGGCAGTGCTCCATTGGGGGGGccactgctggagcaggagggggtCCCAGCTGTCCCCTGGCCTGCCAGGCTGGGGACGAGGGCACAGCGGGGGAGCGTGGCATCCCAGGGGgtgtgcagcacagccaggacacgCATGAGGCTCGGCGGGGCGGTGAACGCCGTGTCAGGGACCCCCGGCTCAGtcaggcagaggcaggcag ggcaggcagcacccGCCACCACCAGCCACCGCGGCTGCCACCACCTCTTGCTCGACCCTGAGCGGCTCAAGAGGGCCAGGCTGCACGTGGAGAGGGCCATCAAG GAGAAGAAGATCTTCACGGTGCAGGGCCCCTACCCTGTCATCCGCCGCCTGCTGCGGGCCCGGGGCTGGGTGGAGAAGAAGTTCCCCGGTGCGGGCAGGGTGGGCAGCCGGCCGGAGCAGCATCATGGCAgccaggagaagcagctgcaggaggaggaggaggaggagggaagtgaTGGTGCGGAGCAGGGGGGGCCAGTGCTGGACACCCAGCTGGGGTCGGCATGCTGTGGGGCTCAGCCttccctggggaccccagagcccCTGGGCTCCCCATGGCCAcccaaggaggaggaagagcggTGGGATGAGGACCCCGATGGCATCCATGACCTCATG tCCCGCCTGGTGCGGGACCAGGTGCCGTACTTCATCTGGACGAACCGCCACGGCGCCATCGACTGCCGGCTGCTGCGGCAGGACCAGGTGGTGAACCACTACGCCCGGGTGGGCGCCTTCACCACCAAG GAGGGGCTGTGCCTCAACCTGCGAAACCTGCCCTGGTTTGACCAAGCTGACCCCGATGCTTTCTTCCCCCGGTGCTACCGGCTGGGGGCCGCAGATGAGCGGCAAGCCTTCATCG AGGATTTCCACCTGACGGCAGCTCGCAGCCTGCTTAAAGTGGCCCTGGAGAGGGCTGGGGACACGCCGGCAGGGACGGAGCAGCCCCCAAAATCCAGCAAGGGGCCAG CAGGGCCAgggtcccccctgcccccccagctGGTGGAGGAGGCCCTGCAGGTCTGCGGGCAGCACCTGGGCAGCCTGGGGCACCAGGACATCGACGGGGACCCTCCGTCCCCCTGCACGACGGGTGCCGGCTGGGACCGCTTCCGACAGGACTACTACCGCGTGGTGCA TGAGGGGGCCGGTCTGGCGCTGAGCGGGGCGCAGCAGGAGCAGTGCCGGGCCCTGCTGCGGCACCTGGGGGGGCGGCTGCCCCAGCTCGGCATGGAGGGCGACCGCAACGTCTGGATCCTCAAGCCCGGCGCCAAATCCCGCGGCAGGG GCATCGTCTGCACGGAGCGGCTGGAGGAGGTGCTGCGGCTGGCAGGGGCCTGCACGGCACCCTCGGCGGAGGCGGGCGAGTGGGTGGTGCAGAAGTACGTGGAGCGGCCGCTGCTCATCTTTGGCACCAAATTCGATGTCCGGCAATGGTTCCTGGTGACCGACTGGAACCCGCTGACCGTCTGGTTTTACCGCGAGAGCTACCTGCGCTTCTGCTCCCGGCCCTTCTCCCTGCGCCGCCTGGACCC cgcccgGCACCTCTGCAACGTCTCCATCCAGAAGCGGTACAGGCCGGCGCGGAGCCGGCacccccggctgccccccgACCGGACCTGGTCGTGCCGACAGCTCCAGGCGTACCTGGCACAGGTGGGGCAGGCGGACGCCTGGCACCAGGTGATGGTTCCTGGCATGAAGGCGGCGGTGGTGGGTGCCCTGCGCAGCGCCCAGGACCTGGTGGGGTCCCGCAAGGGCAGCTTCGAGCTCTACGGGGCCGACTTTGTTTTTGGAGAGGAttgccagccctggctgctggagATCAACGCCAGCCCCACCATGGCCCCCTCCTCGGCGGTGACCAGCCGGCTGTGTGCCGATGTCCAGCGGGACACGCTGCGTGTGGTGATCGACCGCAGGGATGACCCCACCTGCCCCACCGGTGCCTTCGAGCTCATCTACAAGGAg GCGGCCGTGCCCGTGCCTCTGTATGTGGGGCTGAAGCTGATGGTGGAAGGCTGCTCCCTGAGGAAGCCCCAGCCGGCACAGCACCGATCCCGGCGCAAGCCCCCCACTGCTGCGCCTTGTGCCCCTCAGCCCCCCGTGCACCCCAGCCCCTGGCGTAGAGCCACCCGAGTCCCCCAGCcaggg gGTGCTGCGCCCACCCGGACTGGCACCCTGCGCCTGGACCCTGTGCCCCTGCCCGGGGCAGCCGAGCCCCGCTGCGGGGAGGAGGCACATGGCAGCTCCCTGGGGTGGGCAGAAGAGCTGTGA